Proteins encoded in a region of the Mercenaria mercenaria strain notata chromosome 1, MADL_Memer_1, whole genome shotgun sequence genome:
- the LOC128547991 gene encoding variant surface antigen F-like, with translation MPERQEHVRGNEPVPERQEHVRGKAVPERQEHVRENEPVPERQEHVRGNEPVPERQEHVCGNETVPERQEHVRGEEPVLERQEHVRGNEPVPERQEHVRGEEPVLER, from the coding sequence ATGCCAGAACGCCAAGAACATGTTCGTGGAAACGAACCGGTGCCAGAACGCCAAGAACATGTTCGTGGAAAAGCGGTGCCAGAACGCCAAGAACATGTTCGTGAAAATGAACCGGTGCCAGAACGCCAAGAACATGTTCGTGGCAACGAACCGGTGCCAGAACGCCAAGAACATGTTTGTGGAAACGAAACGGTGCCAGAACGCCAAGAACATGTTCGTGGAGAAGAACCGGTGCTAGAACGCCAAGAACATGTTCGTGGAAACGAACCGGTGCCAGAACGCCAAGAACATGTTCGTGGAGAAGAACCGGTGCTAGAACGCTAA